The Lujinxingia vulgaris DNA window TCGGCGTCGAAGGTGACGATGGCGTCGAGCAGGGCGTTGACCACGCGCTGGCGGTGGTCGCGCTCAATAAGCTCGCTGCCTTCGTCGGGGTGGGTCAGAAAGCCGGCCTCGACCACGACCGCAGGCATATGAGCGCCGCGGAGCACCCCGAAGTTGGCCTGTTTGACGCCCCGGTCCATGGAGTCGAGGTGGCCGCGGAAGCCGTCCTGGACGCTGTGGGCCAGGCGAGCGCTGAGTTCGTGTTGGTGGGCGCGGATGAGGTCGCGCTGGATGAAGACGAGGTCGTCGCCGTGCTGTCCGACCAGGCGAGCGCCTTCAATAGGGGAGGCGTCGTCGTGGGGGAGTTCGACCGCGGGGGCCGGCTCCGGGGTGACATCCTGGGGGCGCAGGTAGAAGGTCTCGTAGCCCACCGCGCGGTTGTGGACCGCGGCGTTGTAGTGCAGCGAGAGGAAGACGTCGGCCTCGGCCAGGTTGGCCAGGTGCACACGTTCGGGGAGTGAGAGGGAGGTGTCCCAGTAGCGGGTCATGACGACGCGCACATCGGGGTAACGCTCCTGGATGGCCTCGCGCAGGTGGTAGGCGAGCTCCAGGGTGAGGTGTTTTTCGCGGATGCCGGCCACGCCGATGGCGCCGTTATTATCGCCGCCGTGGCCCGGGTCGAGCACGATGGTGCGCACCCGACTGAGGCGCTCGCCAGGGACGTCAGCGCTCTTGTAGGCCGCCACGCGGGCCTGATCGCGAAGGGCGACCACGCTGGAGAGATCGATGCCCCAGAGCGCGCCTGGGTGGGCCAGGGCAGTCTGAGAGGTGAGCAGCAGGGCCAGACCGAAGGCCAGCGCGCTGAGTCTTTGAAAGGATGAAGGGATCACGCCAAAACTCCCTGAAAACGTCACCGTCCGTGGTTTCGAGTTCTACAGGCGGGAGCGTAACAGTGTGTTTTCAGAGTGCAAAAAAAAAGAGGCCCGCTCCCCCGGTCGGGGGGCGGGCCGCTCTTTGAGGATCGTCGCGGGCAGCTTTACATGCGGAAGCGCAACCCCAGGTTGACGTCGACGTTGATGGAGGTGTCGGGGAAGAGCACCATCACGTAGGTGTCGGTGACAAAGTCGAGGTTACCGGAGAGGGGGACGTAGAAGCCGCCGCCAAAGCCGAAGTGGGCCCAGCCGGTGCGCACGGTGTCGCGGATGTAGCAGAAGGGCACGCCGGACTGCTGGTCCTGGAAGATCTCGCGGTTGTCGCAGACCCCGTCGTTGAGCGAGGCGCTGTGCTTGAGGCGAAGCCAGTTGCGCACGCGGCCGATGCCCAGGCCCACCGAGGAGTAGAAGCGGGGGGCGCCGGTGGAGATGTCGCGCTGGTACTTGAAGCCGATCATGCAGTCGCCGGGGAGGCCCAGGCCGAAGCACTCTTCTTCGTGCTGCCAGAAGGGGGCGTCGCGGTCGATGCTGCCTTCGACCAGGCTGTCGAAGTCCTGGGGCGGGGAGAACTGCCAGCGCCAGTACATGCCCAGGCTGTTGCGCTCGGTGAGACGCCACCCGAGGTCGAGTTTGGTGTGGGCAAACGCGGCGACAAAGCCCGGGGTGACCTCGCGGTCGATTTGCGCAGTGGGGGCGGTGCCGCTGGTCAAAAATCCCACGTCGGTGCCGGCGAGGAGCGTGGCGTAGAAGCCGCGGCCGGTCTTGTCTTCGGGCTCAAGATCGAGATCGTCGTCGGGCGGGGTGATGTCGGCGATGTCGCGTTCATCGGGCATATCTGCGACGTCGCCGCTGCCCAGCACGGTGATGCGGTGAGGGTTGCTCGCGCGCCCGCTCGATGCGAGCGGGTCGCCGGTGCGGTCGACGGCTTCGATGTAGTAGTCGATCTGGCTTGTGCGCACGTGGCTGGCGTCGAGCGAGAAAGCAAAGCGGGTGTTGCTCGAGGGCATCATCTCGGAGCGCGTGAACTCATCTTCGCCGAAGCGACGGTGGTTCAAGAAGACGCGGAAGACGGGCACCGTCTCGGAGACGTTGGCTTCAAAGAGGATGGCCTGTCCGGCGTTGGCGCGCGGGATGGGGCGGTGCTGCAGGGGGGCATCTTCGGCCCGGGGCTCTTCGGGATCGGGGGTGGTCTCTTCGACGACGGGCTCGGGAGGTTTGGCGCGCTGGCGAGCGCGCTCAAAGATCTGGCTGAGCTCGGGGGTCTCGTAGACGGGGAAGAGCACCGAGTTGGGGTCGGTCTCCAGGGCAGCAACAAAAGCCTCCTCGGTGAGCGCCTCATCGCGGGTGGCGGCGAAGCGCACGATGCCGAGCATGACGTAGGCGCGGGCGACCGCCGGGGTGCGCAGGTTGTTGCGCGCAGCGAGAACGACGGCCTGCTCAAGGGCCTCCTCGGCCTCCTCGATCATGAGCATGTCGTAGTCTTCCATCGCCTGATCGAGGAGCGCGGAGACCTGGGAGTCGGCAGAGTCCTGGGCGTAAACGGCCGTGGAGGTGGCCAGAGTGGTTGCACCGAAGGAGGCCGCGGTCAGGAGGGCGCAGATGGCGAGCGCCGAGGGGCGCGAAGAGAGCGAGCGGAGGTTCATGGGAGGGTACCGGGTACGGCGCACGTGAGGCGGCCGGCGCATGTGCGCCGGCCGCCCCGGAGGTGATCAGCGGCTGGTGATGTGAATCTCGACGCGGCGGTTGTTGGCGCGGCCTTCTTCGGTCGAGTTGTCATCGATGGGGCGAGCTTCGCCGAAGCCGACGGCTTCCATGCGCATCGGGTCGATGCCGCGCTCGATGAGGAAGGTGCGCACGCTGGCGGCGCGATCCTGGCTGAGCTGCTGGTTGTAGCTGTCGCGGCCGCGGCTGTCGGTGTGACCCTCAACCCGGATGGTGATGTTGGGGTTGTCGCGCA harbors:
- a CDS encoding N-acetylmuramoyl-L-alanine amidase family protein, with protein sequence MIPSSFQRLSALAFGLALLLTSQTALAHPGALWGIDLSSVVALRDQARVAAYKSADVPGERLSRVRTIVLDPGHGGDNNGAIGVAGIREKHLTLELAYHLREAIQERYPDVRVVMTRYWDTSLSLPERVHLANLAEADVFLSLHYNAAVHNRAVGYETFYLRPQDVTPEPAPAVELPHDDASPIEGARLVGQHGDDLVFIQRDLIRAHQHELSARLAHSVQDGFRGHLDSMDRGVKQANFGVLRGAHMPAVVVEAGFLTHPDEGSELIERDHRQRVVNALLDAIVTFDAELERVLDAN